The Ruania halotolerans genome contains the following window.
CCGAGTCCGAGCCGAATGCGGCCGGTGCGCTGCGGTGGGCCCTGGCACGCACCGGGACCGCGGCCGCGCCGCATCTGGCCCACGCCCTGGAGTCCGAGGACGTCCAGGTACGCCGCCGCGCCGTGCGGGCCGCCACCGCACTTCCCGTGGAACAGGTGCATGCGCTGCTCGCCCGGGCCATCCACGATCCGGATCCGGACGTGCGACAGCACGCCGCACTCACCCTGGGCGCACAGGGATCACCCACCGCCCTCGGCACGCTGATCACGATGGTGGTGGACGGCTCCAACGACGTCGAGGCGGCCGAGGCGCTCGGTGTCCTGGCCGGATCGCCGGAGGGCGGCCATGAGGTGCTGGCGCGTCTGCAGTCAGCCCTGCGCACGGCCACCGTGGAACAGCGGCGCCGCATCACCCAGGCACTGGCGGAGCTACCAGCCGACGCGACCGCTGCCGCCTTGGAAGAACTGGCCGCCGATGGGGACCGCTCAGTGGCCCTCACCGCGGCTGCCGTGCTCCAGCGCCGAACCCGGTCTCGGACGCTTCCGCGGCGCAGAGATCCAGACGGCGGCGCTCACCGCCAGCGTGCCGGCCACCTCTCCCCAGGTGGGGATCTGACGCAGGGCGAGGACGCCGATCACGGTGGCCGAGACCGGCAGTAGCGCGTTCAGCAGCGCGAATGTGGCCGTGCCCAATCGCTTCAACGTGACCTGATCGAGGGTGTACGGCACCACCGTGGAAAGCAGTCCCACCAGCGCCAGGGTGATCCCGATCGGCCAGCTCAGCGCACTGACCGCCCCGGCCGCCGTGAGCGGCGCGTACAGCAGCGAGGCGAAGGTCAAACCCATGGCGAGTGAGGCCACGCCACTGCGGCGCTTGACGATCCGGCCGCCGATGACCATGTATCCCGCCCAGAGCACCCCGGCCCCCAGGGCTGCGGCCAGACCGAGGGCCAGCTCCGCCGTCGTGCGTTCCCCGTTCCAGTTCAGGCCCACCAGTGAGATGGCAAGCACCCCCGCGGCGGCGAGCACGACGGCGAACCGGTGCCGCACGCTTCGGCCACCCCACGCGGCCACCACCACCGGGCCGGCGAACTCGATGGCCACGGCCGCACCGAGCGGCAGGTGATCGATCGCCACGTAGAAGAGCATGTTCATACCGAGCAAGACCACGCCGAACAGGCCGGTCTGCGCCAGTTCGCGCCGGGTCCAGCGCAGCCGCCAGGGTCTCACCAAGGCGAACAGGATCACGGCCCCGACGGCGCCCCTCGCCCATGCCACCGACGTAGCCGGAATCGTGGCGTACAGCCCCACAGCGAGTGCTGCGCCGATGTACTGGCTCGTTCCGGCTGCGAGGAAGAGCAGCGGTGCCGGGATCCGGTCCATAGCGGCGTTGCCGCGTTCCCCGCCCTGCTCGCGCGCCGCGTTCACACCTGCCCCGCCGATGCCGTCACCGGTCCATGGTCACAGTCCTACCCGGACCCGCAACCCCCGATGATCCGAGATCGCCAGGCGAGGCGCAGACACCTCCAGCACCTCGCCGCCACGCAGGAGCACATGGTCGAGCTGGCGCCGTGGCGCGGCGGCTGGGTACGTCAGGGCTCGGGGCATCCGATACCCACGGGTGAGCGGATCGACCCAGGCAGGGTCGAGGTTCAGGTCACCGCACACCAGTGCGCGTCCGCGCGTGTGGCGAGCGAGATGTTCCATCGCGCGCAGAACCCAGAGCATCTGAAACGCCGCGACGGGGCCAGCGAGCGAGAGGTGCGTGGAGCAGACGGCGACGGGCCCGCCCGGGGCGTTCAGCACGGCAGCAAGCACACCACGGGGTTCGTCCTCCCATCGCGCCAGACGACCGGCCCGCACGCTGGGCAGCGATACCGGTACCCGGGGCAGGCGCGCGGTGAACCAGGCGAGCACCGGATACCGCGAGGCGATGGCGAGTCCGTAGGCCGGGCCAGGGTGGTCCCCTGCCTGGCCCGGAACGAG
Protein-coding sequences here:
- a CDS encoding EamA family transporter; protein product: MNAAREQGGERGNAAMDRIPAPLLFLAAGTSQYIGAALAVGLYATIPATSVAWARGAVGAVILFALVRPWRLRWTRRELAQTGLFGVVLLGMNMLFYVAIDHLPLGAAVAIEFAGPVVVAAWGGRSVRHRFAVVLAAAGVLAISLVGLNWNGERTTAELALGLAAALGAGVLWAGYMVIGGRIVKRRSGVASLAMGLTFASLLYAPLTAAGAVSALSWPIGITLALVGLLSTVVPYTLDQVTLKRLGTATFALLNALLPVSATVIGVLALRQIPTWGEVAGTLAVSAAVWISAPRKRPRPGSALEHGSRGEGH
- a CDS encoding endonuclease/exonuclease/phosphatase family protein — translated: MNLDVLTLNLQRGLRADSGLPTDTAALAGAVAEVRADVVALQEVDRGQPRSAGIDQARVVASAMGLAHVRFAATLAGDVRRGSRADLVPGQAGDHPGPAYGLAIASRYPVLAWFTARLPRVPVSLPSVRAGRLARWEDEPRGVLAAVLNAPGGPVAVCSTHLSLAGPVAAFQMLWVLRAMEHLARHTRGRALVCGDLNLDPAWVDPLTRGYRMPRALTYPAAAPRRQLDHVLLRGGEVLEVSAPRLAISDHRGLRVRVGL